In one Agathobacter rectalis ATCC 33656 genomic region, the following are encoded:
- a CDS encoding NUDIX domain-containing protein: MNKVDVNGLTEREFLAEYKPGDYDRPSVTVDMMVLRMKEDLSCMQVLLIKRKAHPEIDKWALPGGFINIKESAYEAACRELKEETGLTDIYLEQLYTMSQPDRDPRMRIIDIAYIALLPYGYEQSAVAGDDAKDARWFDVKFADEKLEFANDLIKIEYSLRSEKFKNGVITVENFVPVSVSDEKLAFDHDQIILEGLMRIRNKAEYTGIMFNLVPREFTIPDLLKVFEVLSGKEVHPKVFREKIAGQLVSLDRSQRPIVGRKPAAVYRYVDLNMDERKLVKVHKKYKNGVILTRAQPFHNGHLNMIKQAASECENLLVVIGSANKSYTKRNPFPIEYRKRLVENVLQEEDLSGADVKVMTLSDWSMEDAAQYVKEWGSFFYYNIANEIGEKSFTFYYNDDPKIAENWFTDDILKNVTIRNLGRSDIEISSTMIRDLLYKKDYDKVRDLVPRWMWKDLKQLGKILMDATNDDYMM, from the coding sequence ATGAATAAAGTAGATGTAAATGGATTAACAGAACGGGAGTTTTTAGCAGAATATAAGCCGGGCGATTATGACAGACCATCGGTTACAGTTGACATGATGGTGCTTCGTATGAAGGAAGACTTAAGCTGTATGCAGGTGCTTCTGATAAAGAGAAAGGCTCATCCGGAGATAGACAAATGGGCGCTTCCAGGCGGATTTATTAACATAAAGGAATCAGCATATGAAGCAGCGTGCAGGGAGCTTAAAGAGGAAACAGGTCTTACAGACATTTATCTTGAGCAGCTCTATACCATGAGCCAGCCGGACAGGGACCCTCGTATGAGAATTATTGATATTGCATACATTGCACTGCTTCCATATGGATATGAGCAGTCTGCCGTTGCGGGTGATGACGCAAAGGATGCCAGATGGTTCGATGTGAAATTTGCAGATGAAAAACTTGAGTTTGCAAACGACTTGATTAAAATTGAATACTCCCTCAGGTCTGAGAAATTTAAAAATGGTGTAATCACAGTGGAAAACTTTGTTCCGGTCAGCGTATCAGACGAAAAGCTTGCTTTTGACCATGACCAGATTATACTGGAAGGACTTATGAGGATAAGGAATAAGGCTGAGTATACAGGCATTATGTTTAACCTTGTGCCGCGTGAGTTTACCATTCCGGACCTGCTTAAGGTGTTTGAGGTTCTTTCAGGAAAGGAAGTTCATCCAAAGGTGTTCCGTGAGAAGATTGCAGGACAGCTTGTTTCACTTGACAGGTCGCAGAGACCTATTGTCGGAAGAAAACCGGCTGCTGTGTACAGATATGTTGACCTTAACATGGATGAACGTAAACTGGTTAAAGTGCATAAGAAATATAAAAACGGTGTGATACTCACAAGGGCACAGCCATTCCATAACGGACACCTGAACATGATAAAACAGGCCGCATCGGAGTGCGAAAATCTGCTTGTTGTGATAGGCAGTGCAAACAAAAGCTATACAAAGAGAAATCCGTTTCCAATCGAATACAGAAAAAGACTTGTTGAAAACGTACTGCAGGAAGAGGATTTAAGCGGTGCAGATGTAAAGGTTATGACATTATCAGACTGGAGCATGGAGGATGCAGCTCAATATGTAAAGGAATGGGGTTCTTTCTTCTATTACAACATAGCTAATGAAATTGGAGAGAAAAGCTTTACATTCTATTACAACGACGACCCGAAGATTGCGGAAAACTGGTTTACAGATGATATTTTAAAGAATGTGACCATCAGAAACCTTGGCAGAAGCGATATTGAGATTTCAAGTACAATGATCAGAGATTTGCTGTATAAGAAAGATTATGACAAAGTCAGGGATCTGGTTCCGCGATGGATGTGGAAGGATTTAAAGCAGCTTGGAAAAATCCTTATGGATGCAACAAATGATGATTATATGATGTAG